In the genome of Microcoleus vaginatus PCC 9802, the window TTTTAGTTACCCAAAACTTTCACTTAGCCCGCGCTGTTTATACCTGCCGCCAGTTGGGCGTAGAGGCGATCGGCTTAGGAACGCCAGATTGGGGCAAATTTCGCCAAAATAGCATGATTCGCTACAGTTTCCGCGAATTTCTGGCAGTCCTCAAAGCGCTTTGGGAAGTGCGCGTTACCCGTCCAGAACCGACTTTTTTAGGGCCGTTTGAAGGAATTAAAGAAAAGTTATGAGTGCTCTGTTGAAAACTTTAGTCCTTGCTTTAAGGACTAAAGTTTTCACTAAAAACGGATTTTCTTACAACTAACCTGACATCATGTAAGTCGGGGAGTTGTAAGTTTTGTTTAACTCAAAACTTACAACACAACTCACAAATCATAACTCGCCCGTTGCGGTAGGGTTCTATAACTTACTCGCGTTTGGAAAGCCCCGCCAGCGACCAAGTTAGGCTCACCATCATTAAGCGCCCTAGAGCCTTCAAACGGTCTTCGGCGTTATTTTCAACCGTTTGAGACAGAGTTTCAGACTTAAGATTTATCGAGAATTCTTCAGCGGTTTCTGCTGACTTTTCCAACTGAGGTTGTTCAGAAGATGTCTCAAGGCTGACTTGTGGCTGCTGATTTTTTTCTTCGGTCATTTTCTGAGTCACCTCCTGGAGTTATTGCATACATAATTCTTACTACAAATGTAATTTGTTTGTATCCGGGATTTGGGGAGTCAAGTTTTTCTTACCCGACAATCGCAGTTACCAACTGACTTAAAAGTTTTGATTTCAGTTGTTAGCTATCTTAAATAGCACTTAGCCAATTTTCCGCAGAAAGCCGATTTATTCACAGATAGGTCGTCCTCCACCCATTTTTTGTAAGAAACGGGGTTTCTGAGCCTAAGTCCTGTTAAATTCAAAACTCACGCACTACTACCGATGATGCACATCACTGAAGTGTTATATTTACTTAACAGTAATATTTCCGAGATTCTGATATTGTTAAAAATTAACAATTAATTTCGCTCGGATTTATATCAATCTGCAAGCAACCATCTGGGAAATATTAACAAACTGAAGGTGTAGAGCTGATGGCAATTTATGTGGATACTGCAATTGTAGCGGAAGCCGCACGGGCGAGCAAGTTCGGATGGATAGGGGGAATTACTACTAATCCGACACTTTTGGCAAAAAGCGAGTTATCTCCTGAGCAAACCCTTAAACAACTGGCACAACTGATTCCTGGGGAAGTGTATTATCAGCTAATGGCATCTGATGTTGATGGCATGGTAGCAGAAGGAAAAGCCGCTTTTGAGTTGATCGGGCGGCAAACAGTTTTGAAAGTTCCAGCAACGGCTGCGGGTTTCCAAGCAGTAGCGCATTTGTCACCGGAAATTCCTTGCGCGGTGACGGCGATATACAGCGCATCACAAGCAGTTGTCTCAGCAGAAGCGGGGGCTAAATATGCGATCGCCTACGTGAATCGCGCCACCCGACTCCTAGGAGACGGTTTTGCCTTAGTGCGGGATATGGCAAATGTGTTGCAGAGAACTAATACTGAGATTTTGGCAGCTAGCATTAAATCGCCCGAAGAAGCGGTGAAGACTTTATTAGCTGGAGCACATCATTTGACACTGCCTTTTGACCTGTTGCAAGCGATCGCAGTTCATGAATTATCGCAGCAAACAGTTGATGAATTTGCCAAAAACGGCCGGGGAATATGAGCAGGGCTATCTTGTCTGCTGTGGGTAACATTAGGAAATCTCCAAACTTGTACTCTTAAATGTGAGGGCTTATGACCATTACTCCCGTCTCTGTAGACTCAGCAGGCAATCTGGGGAACCGTGGCTCCTATAACCCCTCCATCTCAGCCGACGGGCGGTTTGTGGCGTTTTCTTCTCTTGCCTCCAACATAGTGCCGGGGGATACTAACAATAGCTTCGACATCTTCGTGCGGGACACGCTTACCAATACCACCACCCGCGTCTCTGTAGACTCAGCAGGCAATCAGGCGGATCGTAACTCCGGCAGCCCCTCCATCTCAGCCGACGGGCGGTTTGTGGCGTTTAATTCTGATGCCTCCAACATAGTGGCGGGGGATACTAACAATACCTACGACATCTTCGTGCGGGACACGCTCACCAATACCACCACCCGCCTCTCTGTAGACTCAGCAGGCAATCCGGGGAACAGTAACTCCACAACCCCCTCCATCTCAGCCGACGGGAGGTTTGTGGCGTTTTCTTCTCTTGCCTCCAACATAGTGCCGGGGGATACTAACAGTAGCTACGACATCTTCGTGCGGGACACGCTCACCAATACCACCACCCGCCTCTGTTTTGACTCAGCAAACAATCAGGGGAACAGTGGCTCCGGCAGCCCCTCCATCTCAGCCGACGGGCGGTTTGTGGCGTTTTCTTCTTTTGCCTCCAACATAGTGCCGGGGGATACTAACAGTGAGTCACACATCTTCGTGCGGGACACGCTCACCAATACCACCACGCGCGTGTCATTAGACTCAGCAGGCAATCAGGCGGACCGTTTCTACTACAACCCCTCCATTTCCGCCGACGGGCGGTTTGTGGCGTTTTCTTCTCTTGCCTCCAACATAGTGCCGGGGGATACTAACAATAGCTTCGACATCTTCGTTCGGGACACGCTCACCAATACCACCACCGGCGTGTCAGTAGATTCAGCAGGCAATCCGGGGAACCTTCAGTCCGGCAGCCCCTCCATCTCAGCCGACGGGCGGTTTGTGGCGTTTTCTTCTAATGCCTCCAACATAGTGCCGGGTGATACTAACAATAGCCGAGACATCTTCGTGCGGGACACGCTCACCAATATCACCACTCGCGTCTCTGTAGGCTTAGCAGGCAATCAGGGGAACATTTTATCCAGCAGCCCCTCCATCTCAGCCGACGGGCGGTTTGTGGCGTTTTCTTCTAATGCCTCCAACATAGTGCCGGGGGATACTAACAATACAGACGACATTTTTGTTGTGGACACCAGCCGCACTCCAAACGTCATCAACGGCACGGACGGCAACGACAACCTGACTGGCACCAGTGGCAACGATATCATCAACGGTTTGGAAGGTGATGACGTGCTGACCGGTTTGCGGGCTTCGGATCTCTTAAATGGCGGCGACGGCAACGATATCCTTTATGGCGGCAAAGGTTCTGACACTCTCAACGGCGGTTTGGGCAACGATAATCTAGTCGGCGGCGCGGGCAACGATGTATTTGTTTTAGGTGCAGGGTTGGGATTTGATACAATCTCTGATTTCGCCAACTCTCAAGATACCATTCAATTAATCAATGGCTTGACCTTCGGACAGCTATCAATTTCCCCTGGAACTAACGGCACATTAATTAGAGTAGCCAGCAGCGGTGAAGTTTTAGCTTCTTTGACAGGCGTTGCTCCCAATCTCCTCGGTTCTGAAAATTTCATCTCTCTCTAGAGATAGATGGTAAACTGGTCATTTGTTAAATCACTTTTGCTCAGAGGAACATCATGATTAAACTTGGCAAACCATCACTCGCATTAATAGGCACATTTCTTGCAGTTTTGCAACCAGCATTTACCGCTCATTCACAAGAAAGCAACAGCGAATTTAGCAAACTTCAATCCTTATTAGAAGCCAAAAAATGGTACGAAGCCGATCAAGAAACAGTCTCTCTGATCCGCAACAACTCCGCCAATCTGTCTTGTCCGAACCTCCGCGCGATCGATCAGATGTGGATGCAATCGAGCAATGGCAAATATGGATTGACTCCGCAGTTAGAGATTTGGCAGAAAGTGGGCGGTTCTAGCTGTCGAACTTGCGAAGGTCAAATCCAAGAATTTAGCAAGCAAGTAGGATGGAACATGAGCTCCCAAGTAAGTCCTATACCAGGGGAGTTTCCTGCCCAGTATCCAACTGTTGCTTCATTAAGTTGGCAAAGTTATGTGGACAGCGATAAAAGCATAACTAGGTACAGTCTTTTTGCTGGCGCCCAGACATGGCAAGCGTGGAGAGTTACAGAATTTAACCTGTTTTCTACTTTTGCCAATTGCGGCAAGTAACAGTTGTAGGACGGGCAATGCCCAGACTTCCACCTCGGAGTCGGGATGGGATTTCTCGCTCGCCTCGACTCTTCAATCTAAAATCTAAGATCTAAAATAGTAGGACTATGGCATTCGCCAAATCTTAATAGTGCGATCGGGACTGCCGCTCACAAAAGTCTTGCTATCTCTGCCAATAGCAACAGAACTCACAAACTGACTGTGACCAGGAAGAGTGCTTCTTTCTTTTCCCGTCTTCAAATCCCAAACTATAATATCTCCGCCCCCGCTGATCAAAGTGCGGCTGTCCGGGCTAAAGGCGATCGTCCTCACCCAGCCCGAATGCCCTTTAAAAGTGCGGGTGCGCTTCCCGTCTTGCACGTTCGACAAACGGATCATATTGTCGGTGCTAGCACTAGCGACAATTTTCCCGTTCGGGCTAAAAGCCACAGCAGTAACCGGGCCCCCGTGCCCTGTGATAATTCTTCTGACTTCTCCGGTGCTGAGATTCCACAAACGCAGAGTCTTGTCATCGCTGCCACTAGCCAGAGTTTTACCGTCCCGGCTCAAAGCGATCGCGTTTACTCCTCCGGCGTGGCCGCTCAACGTCCGCAACCTGCTGCCAGTTCTGACATTCCACAAGCGAACAGTTTTGTCATCGCTGCCGCTAGCGAGAGTTTGACCGTCCCTACTAAAAGCGATCGCGTTGACGGAGGCTTTGTGAGCGGGAATCGTCCGTCTCCGTCGCCCCGTCTTCAAATCCCAGATAATCACATTATTGTCGTCGCCCCCGCTGGCCAAAAGCGAGCTGTCAGGACTCACCGCCACCGTATTGACCGATTTTTGAGAATGCACCGACTTGAGAGTCTGCTCCCGTCCCGTCCTGAGATTCCAAATTCTAATCGTCCCAGAGCTTGCGCTCACCAAAGTTTGACCGTTAGGCGACAGGGCGATCGCATTTACACTCCCGGCATTATTTAAACTTTTTTGCAATAAATGAGTGCTAGGTAAAGTAGAAAGCAGCCACACCGGGTTTGCCGGAAACACCCCGTAACGCAGCGAACCGTAAATTTGAGACGCGCCAATACTCACCATCAAAACAGCGGTACCCGCCAGCAACTTCTTTTTCCAATCAAAAACATCTTTCTCGGTCTTGTTCAATCCCGAATTCAGAGGTCTGAGGCGGTTTATGGAACTCTGCTTTTTCGCCCCAGACGCCCCGGCAGTTGCGCGAAGTTTAGTTTGCCCCGTCGTCGGCAACTGAGTCGGCAACTGACTTTCCGCGCCATCGAGTTTAATTTCCTCCAAGCACTGCAAAACCATCTGCGGACTTTGAGGTCGATTTCCCGGAAAAGGCGCCATCAGATAATCGATTACATTAGCCACGGCGTCGGAAACCTGAGGAGCTCCTTTGCGCCACATTAATCTGCCCGTGCGCGGGTTCTCTGGAAACGCAGTCGGGGGCTTTCCAGTCAGCAAATAAACAAAAGTGCGCCCCAGAGCAAAAAAATCTGACTGCGGAACAGCCTTGCCATTAGTTTGTTCCGGTGGCGTGTAGCCGGGGGACACAATACCAGTCACATTTTGCCCCTGGCCCACCTTAGCGAAATAAGTCGCCGACACTTCCCGAGCAGTCCCGAAGTCAATCAGCACTAACTGCCCGTTTGGCTTGCACATAATATTGTGCGGCTTGATATCGCGATGGAAATAGTTGAGGCGGTGAACTTGGTCTAAAATTTCCGACAGTTGTTTGAGCCAGTTCACAGCTTGTTCTTGGCTAATCGGGCGGCCCCGATGTTTCAGCCAGTCTTGCAAATTGGCCCCAGCAATTTTCTCCATCACCAGACAGTGAAAAGACTCTGTGCTGTGAGCGGGCGTAAATATAAAATAACCGTCGCGATCGACTTTTGGAATACCTGGATGTCTGAGCCTGACCAACACGTCGGCTTCTTGCTTAAACAGTTCTACAGCTTTGGGATGTTCTTTGAGGAGGACTTTGAGCACTCTTCGGGCGCCGTTGTCGTCCACTTCAAATGTTCTGCCAAAGCCGCCGCCTCCGAGAGGCGCGACTAGCCGATATCGACCTTGCAACAAAAGTTCTGACCCGCAGTGGATACACGCGGATTTGCCAGAGTTGGCTGGATCGGAGGGATTCGGGCATTTGGGATTGAGGCAATAACTCACAGAAGCCACATAACCCTGATTGAGGTTGCTCTATCAAGTTTTACTTTGACACTGCTATACAAAACTTGGCTAAACTTATCTAAGCTTCACCATTCAACTAGAAGTATTTTCTAGAGGGTCTGATTCCTGCTTCTGCCAAGAGAGTCGGCTCTTACTTGTCCACAGGCGTAAATTCGGGTGGAGCAGCACCCTATTTTTGAAGTCTGTACAACTATTTATTATTGTGGAAGCTTTTAGCCATTGTTTAACCATTATTTTCAACCAATTTAACGAATCGTGGTATCCCGTTCGACCTTTTTATAGGCTGGTCAGTTTTAAATCGACCGTCGTTTACTCTTCCTGAAAATTTTTCCTGCATATTTTGGGCATTATTCTGAGAATGTTGCACAAAACTGCGCCTCTGTCAATATGCTTGTCATCAGCAGCTCGGAGGAAGTTTAATCAAGTATTAAGCGATTAGATTAACCTCTGTGCACTCTTGGTGAGTGAGATTTTTGATTCAGCTTGGGTTACTTGCCTTGACAAGATTACTCAAGCCGCATTAGAGGTGTCTTCTCTAAAATCGTTAATTCTGGTATGGCATACCGTATTTGATTAGTCCTCTTTATCTAGTTCGGTTTTTGTTCAAATACGAGTTTTCCTAGACGGCAACACCGTGTTTGTGGGACGACGTACTCAACAATAAGAGTACGAGGTTTTACGTTATCTAGTTAGACTCAATTTTCAACTTATGACGATCGTAGCACACCTAGTAAAAGACTCATGAGCACCCTTGATTGAAATCTCGCAGCGTCTCTGAAGTCAAGGGAGGCTTTAGTCTCGCTTGACTTCAGCATCCCGTGTTTTTGTATAACCTGTGGCACCGCGCTCTAATGATCGGGTTGATGCCAAAGGTTTTGTAGTTGGTCACAGTCGATCAAGGTCACAAATCCCTGATGACAGCAAATAATGTACAAACACACCAGAACTAATAACGAGAGAGCAGCCACATTTCAATTGTACGATCGCAACCACCACTCTCGAAGAAAGAAGTGAGAGTAGGCGAGTGGGGGAGTGAGGGAGTGAAAAAATCTGCCTTCTTCCTTCTTCCCTCTTCCCTCTTCCTTCAGCAGAAGAAAGCGTTTTAAACAAGTCCCTCAATTACCGGATGGAAGTAGAACGCCAGCGCCAAAACCGTATAAGCTGCCAACAGCAAAGTACCTTCTAGCCAGTTAGAGTTGCCGTCAGAACTGATAGAATTGGCGATTAGCACCGACACCGCAACCGCTACAAGTTCAAACGGGTTGAAATTCAAGTCCATCGGTTTGCCCAAGACAAAACCTGCCAAAACCAACACCGGGGCAACAAACAA includes:
- a CDS encoding calcium-binding protein, which gives rise to MTITPVSVDSAGNLGNRGSYNPSISADGRFVAFSSLASNIVPGDTNNSFDIFVRDTLTNTTTRVSVDSAGNQADRNSGSPSISADGRFVAFNSDASNIVAGDTNNTYDIFVRDTLTNTTTRLSVDSAGNPGNSNSTTPSISADGRFVAFSSLASNIVPGDTNSSYDIFVRDTLTNTTTRLCFDSANNQGNSGSGSPSISADGRFVAFSSFASNIVPGDTNSESHIFVRDTLTNTTTRVSLDSAGNQADRFYYNPSISADGRFVAFSSLASNIVPGDTNNSFDIFVRDTLTNTTTGVSVDSAGNPGNLQSGSPSISADGRFVAFSSNASNIVPGDTNNSRDIFVRDTLTNITTRVSVGLAGNQGNILSSSPSISADGRFVAFSSNASNIVPGDTNNTDDIFVVDTSRTPNVINGTDGNDNLTGTSGNDIINGLEGDDVLTGLRASDLLNGGDGNDILYGGKGSDTLNGGLGNDNLVGGAGNDVFVLGAGLGFDTISDFANSQDTIQLINGLTFGQLSISPGTNGTLIRVASSGEVLASLTGVAPNLLGSENFISL
- a CDS encoding serine/threonine protein kinase codes for the protein MASVSYCLNPKCPNPSDPANSGKSACIHCGSELLLQGRYRLVAPLGGGGFGRTFEVDDNGARRVLKVLLKEHPKAVELFKQEADVLVRLRHPGIPKVDRDGYFIFTPAHSTESFHCLVMEKIAGANLQDWLKHRGRPISQEQAVNWLKQLSEILDQVHRLNYFHRDIKPHNIMCKPNGQLVLIDFGTAREVSATYFAKVGQGQNVTGIVSPGYTPPEQTNGKAVPQSDFFALGRTFVYLLTGKPPTAFPENPRTGRLMWRKGAPQVSDAVANVIDYLMAPFPGNRPQSPQMVLQCLEEIKLDGAESQLPTQLPTTGQTKLRATAGASGAKKQSSINRLRPLNSGLNKTEKDVFDWKKKLLAGTAVLMVSIGASQIYGSLRYGVFPANPVWLLSTLPSTHLLQKSLNNAGSVNAIALSPNGQTLVSASSGTIRIWNLRTGREQTLKSVHSQKSVNTVAVSPDSSLLASGGDDNNVIIWDLKTGRRRRTIPAHKASVNAIAFSRDGQTLASGSDDKTVRLWNVRTGSRLRTLSGHAGGVNAIALSRDGKTLASGSDDKTLRLWNLSTGEVRRIITGHGGPVTAVAFSPNGKIVASASTDNMIRLSNVQDGKRTRTFKGHSGWVRTIAFSPDSRTLISGGGDIIVWDLKTGKERSTLPGHSQFVSSVAIGRDSKTFVSGSPDRTIKIWRMP
- a CDS encoding transaldolase; its protein translation is MAIYVDTAIVAEAARASKFGWIGGITTNPTLLAKSELSPEQTLKQLAQLIPGEVYYQLMASDVDGMVAEGKAAFELIGRQTVLKVPATAAGFQAVAHLSPEIPCAVTAIYSASQAVVSAEAGAKYAIAYVNRATRLLGDGFALVRDMANVLQRTNTEILAASIKSPEEAVKTLLAGAHHLTLPFDLLQAIAVHELSQQTVDEFAKNGRGI